A genomic region of Arachis hypogaea cultivar Tifrunner chromosome 5, arahy.Tifrunner.gnm2.J5K5, whole genome shotgun sequence contains the following coding sequences:
- the LOC140184902 gene encoding secreted RxLR effector protein 161-like → MDYTTKLSKSLGNQLQDVSAYRRLIGRLIYLTNTRPDICFAVSKLNQYLDCATDTHFKAALHVLRYLKGAPAKGVLFSASDNLNLTAFSDSDWAACPDTRRSVSGFCFFLGKSLVSWRCKKQQTIARSSAEAEYRAMALATCEGTWLSFLLRDFHATPPTPITLYCDNQSALYIAANLVFHERTKHIEIDCHTVREKVQEGILKLLPVSSANQVADILTKPLAPNPFLSCEVKLGLINFHTPNLRGDVARL, encoded by the coding sequence ATGGATTATACAACAAAACTGTCAAAGTCATTAGGGAATCAATTGCAGGATGTTTCTGCATACAGAAGACTGATTGGGCGGCTGATCTATCTGACAAACACTCGTCCGGACATATGTTTTGCGGTAAGTAAGCTAAATCAATACCTGGACTGTGCAACGGATACCCACTTCAAGGCAGCACTCCATGTCCTGAGGTATCTCAAAGGTGCTCCAGCCAAAGGTGTTCTATTCTCAGCTTCAGACAACCTCAACTTGACAGCATTCTCTGACTCCGATTGGGCAGCTTGTCCCGATACTCGCCGGTCTGTGTCTGGATTTTGTTTTTTCCTTGGCAAGTCCCTGGTGTCATGGAGATGCAAGAAACAACAAACTATCGCGCGCTCCTCTGCTGAAGCGGAGTATCGAGCAATGGCGCTCGCCACATGTGAAGGTACCtggctttctttccttcttcgaGATTTTCACGCAACACCTCCGACGCCAATTACCTTGTACTGCGACAACCAGTCTGCACTATATATCGCAGCCAATCTTGTTTTTCACGAACGAACAAAACATATCGAGATTGACTGCCACACTGTGAGAGAGAAGGTCCAAGAAGGCATTTTGAAGCTGCTCCCTGTTTCATCAGCAAATCAGGTTGCTGATATCTTGACTAAACCTCTAGCACCTAATCCCTTCTTGTCTTGTGAAGTCAAGCTGGGTCTGATCAATTTTCACACCCCCAACTTGCGGGGGGATGTAGCCAGATTGTAG
- the LOC112803477 gene encoding uncharacterized protein: MMAQFNAFQAQASRSNTNLLQDLSSHFYLHPSETPGISLTDAPLTTSNYHSWSRSATLSLNAKNKLRFIDGTLVKPERDDPSFGAWDRCNTFVLSWLHRSLSPEILQSVLWCNNAYELWMDLKHRFDQGDLFRIANLEEELFSLRQGELTITSYYTKLKSIWEELDEFRPIALCSCLHNCECGKNLEMIREHREQSHLIRFLRGLNDQYANVRSQLMLVTPLPTVAAAFSSLLHQERQLMHSIDHEARMMANTVNTNAFGTYQNNGSSSIRGRGRGRGGRGKGHGRGTPKLCSHCGKTGHLVDTCYYKHGFPPHMQRNQFKGNTDGPSAMNSVNSINAASNEEGSIEPLIQKDERVSLDGLFSDKQKEALFALFQQQCSDPPNNGNLASVHAPSASTFYLLSISSHILNCHDWILDTGASAHVSFSLDFFPSVKTIKPVQVIMPNGSKVVTTICGTIFFSASFYLTDVLYIPTFKYNLISISKAADALSCSFLFNARL; encoded by the coding sequence ATGATGGCCCAATTCAACGCGTTTCAAGCACAAGCGTCAAGATCCAACACGAATTTACTGCAAGATTTGTCTAGTCACTTCTATTTGCACCCTAGCGAAACCCCTGGAATTTCACTCACGGATGCTCCATTAACCACCTCGAACTACCATTCGTGGTCAAGGTCAGCGACACTTTCACTCAATGCGAAGAACAAACTCCGATTTATCGACGGAACCCTAGTGAAGCCAGAGAGGGACGACCCTTCCTTCGGAGCCTGGGATCGCTGTAATACATTTGTTCTATCTTGGCTACACAGATCTCTCAGTCCAGAAATTCTCCAGAGCGTCTTATGGTGCAACAACGCTTACGAGCTATGGATGGACCTGAAGCATAGATTCGATCAAGGGGACCTGTTCAGAATTGCAAATCTGGAAGAAGAATTGTTTTCGTTGAGACAAGGTGAACTCACTATCACTTCTTACTATACTAAGTTGAAGAGTATTTGGGAGGAATTAGATGAGTTTAGACCTATTGCATTGTGTTCTTGCCTTCATAACTGTGAATGTGGAAAGAATCTTGAAATGATTAGAGAGCACAGAGAGCAGTCCCATCTAATTAGGTTCCTTCGAGGATTGAATGATCAATATGCAAATGTACGCTCCCAACTCATGCTTGTAACACCCTTACCAACTGTAGCAGCAGCCTTCTCTTCACTTTTACATCAAGAGAGACAATTGATGCACTCAATAGATCATGAAGCAAGAATGATGGCAAATACTGTCAATACGAATGCATTTGGGACTTATCAGAATAATGGAAGTAGTTCAATTAGAGGAAGAGGTAGGGGCCGTGGGGGCAGAGGTAAAGGACATGGCCGAGGAACACCAAAATTATGCTCTCACTGTGGCAAGACTGGTCACCTAGTAGACACTTGTTATTACAAGCATGGATTCCCACCACACATGCAAAGGAATCAATTCAAAGGGAATACTGATGGCCCAAGTGCCATGAACTCAGTAAATTCCATAAATGCTGCGAGTAATGAAGAGGGCAGCATTGAACCTTTAATCCAGAAGGATGAAAGAGTCAGTCTTGATGGGTTGTTTTCGGATAAGCAAAAAGAAGCCCTATTTGCCTTGTTCCAACAACAATGTAGTGACCCCCCAAATAATGGAAATTTGGCATCTGTACATGCACCATCCGCAAGTACCTTCTATCTTTTATCAATTTCCAGCCATATTTTAAATTGTCATGACTGGATTTTGGATACAGGAGCTAGTGCTCATGTGTCATTCTCACTCGATTTCTTTCCATCCGTTAAAACAATAAAACCTGTTCAAGTCATAATGCCAAATGGTTCTAAAGTTGTCACAACCATTTGTGGGACAATTTTCTTTTCAGCAAGTTTCTACTTGACTGATGTCTTATATATCCCTACTTTCAAGTATAATCTCATTTCAATTTCAAAAGCAGCTGATGCACTTTCTTGTTCCTTTTTGTTCAATGCACGATTGTGA